The Perca fluviatilis chromosome 24, GENO_Pfluv_1.0, whole genome shotgun sequence genome has a window encoding:
- the LOC120554726 gene encoding prolactin receptor-like isoform X1, whose product MFSPLFLLLFSLVRPELDIIPHAQWTEGVRMLWLLLSLLPPLGSSRIVAQNASYRERQSEELVMTTRPHIYHCRSPNMEDFSCWWHPLDNLTEGEQVTYVLTYSKDKGPKHECPDYVSAGANSCHFDSSHTSIWKIYCLNVTAVTAHRNYTSQEHCLDVAEIVQTEAPVNLTYVLTDAGGDEMGHNALLSWTYPEPSHLQYGWITLVYELQYRRVTDSDNWKVKYPVREPHVELLGLPVGDYVVRVRCRSHNYGLWSDWSSTRLMSIPARPPAGKLLVLILVTGVGVVALLVFAFGIVPQSKRIKDYFLPPIPKPRILGIDPLLLKKGNLDEVNRHFSNFHSYRPPSYTEEVWEHVSANDVYLAPPKDCGVPGEPTDQERDALMAPCGSVTPMAAHCKLTAKQLTLYVHSLPPYCSSPPDAFAPTLDVSAPWLRPEIVSLPGTEYSVMGHPRLPAPDATPDATSCSPQSFYTCVQLMNESGEVHLVPCLPPPAYGREFPPLPRSKSDAREKEAKKKKLADSRARTDVMKDGGEAERGEAAVPLLPVAVDNKG is encoded by the exons ATGTTTTCCcctctgtttcttcttcttttcagtTTAGTGAGACCAGAGTTGGACATTATTCCACATGCTCA GTGGACAGAAGGCGTCAGGATGCTGTGgctgctgctctctctgctTCCTCCGTTGGGCAGCAGCAGAATCGTCGCCCAGAACGCCTCTTACAGAGAGCGACAGAGCG agGAGCTTGTCATGACAACGAGGCCTCACATCTACCACTGCCGCTCGCCCAACATGGAGGACTTCTCCTGCTGGTGGCATCCGCTGGACAACCTGACGGAGGGAGAGCAGGTCACCTACGTCCTTACATACTCCAAAGA TAAGGGGCCCAAACACGAGTGTCCGGACTACGTCAGCGCCGGCGCCAACAGCTGCCACTTCGACAGCAGCCACACGTCCATTTGGAAGATCTACTGCTTGAACGTGACCGCCGTCACCGCCCACAGGAACTACACTTCCCAGGAGCACTGCCTGGACGTGGCAGAGATAG TTCAGACCGAAGCGCCGGTGAATCTGACCTACGTGCTGACGGATGCCGGCGGGGATGAAATGGGCCACAACGCGCTGCTGTCCTGGACGTACCCGGAGCCCTCGCACCTGCAGTACGGCTGGATCACGCTGGTGTACGAGCTGCAGTACAGGAGGGTCACTGACAGCGACAACTGGAAG gtgaagtATCCTGTGCGGGAGCCCCACGTGGAGCTGCTGGGCCTCCCCGTCGGAGACTACGTGGTGCGGGTTCGCTGCCGCTCGCACAACTACGGCCTGTGGAGCGACTGGAGCTCCACGCGGCTGATGAGCATCCCCGCCAGGCCGCCTGCAG GGAAACTCCTGGTGCTGATCCTGGTGACAGGAGTCGGGGTCGTGGCTCTGCTGGTTTTCGCCTTCGGTATCGTTCCACAAAGCAAGAG AATAAAAGACTACTTCCTGCCGCCCATTCCAAAGCCGCGGATCCTCGGCATCGACCCGCTGCTCctgaag AAGGGGAACTTGGATGAAGTCAACCGTCACTTCAGTAACTTCCACAGCTACAGACCCCCGAGCTACACAGAGGAGGTCTGGGAACACGTCAGCGCCAATGACGTCTATCTGGCCCCGCCGAAGGACTGCGGCGTCCCGGGAGAGCCCACGGACCAGGAGAGGGACGCCCTGATGGCGCCGTGCGGCAGCGTGACGCCTATGGCGGCCCATTGCAAGCTCACAGCCAAGCAGCTGACGTTGTACGTGCATAGCCTGCCGCCCTACTGCTCCTCGCCGCCCGACGCCTTCGCCCCGACGCTGGACGTGTCGGCGCCGTGGCTGCGGCCAGAGATCGTGTCTCTGCCGGGGACGGAGTACAGCGTGATGGGGCATCCACGCCTCCCTGCTCCCGACGCTACTCCTGACGCCACCAGCTGCTCGCCACAGAGCTTCTACACCTGCGTGCAGCTCATGAATGAAAGCGGCGAGGTGCACCTGGTGCCCTGCCTGCCGCCGCCGGCGTACGGCCGCGAGTTCCCGCCTCTCCCCAGGTCCAAATCAGACGCACGGGAGAAGGAGgccaagaagaagaagctggCCGACAGCCGAGCCAGGACAGACGTGATGAAAGACGGAGGCGAGGCTGAGAGAGGCGAGGCGGCGGTCCCTCTGCTGCCCGTTGCTGTCGATAACAAAGGCTAA
- the LOC120554726 gene encoding prolactin receptor-like isoform X2 encodes MLWLLLSLLPPLGSSRIVAQNASYRERQSEELVMTTRPHIYHCRSPNMEDFSCWWHPLDNLTEGEQVTYVLTYSKDKGPKHECPDYVSAGANSCHFDSSHTSIWKIYCLNVTAVTAHRNYTSQEHCLDVAEIVQTEAPVNLTYVLTDAGGDEMGHNALLSWTYPEPSHLQYGWITLVYELQYRRVTDSDNWKVKYPVREPHVELLGLPVGDYVVRVRCRSHNYGLWSDWSSTRLMSIPARPPAGKLLVLILVTGVGVVALLVFAFGIVPQSKRIKDYFLPPIPKPRILGIDPLLLKKGNLDEVNRHFSNFHSYRPPSYTEEVWEHVSANDVYLAPPKDCGVPGEPTDQERDALMAPCGSVTPMAAHCKLTAKQLTLYVHSLPPYCSSPPDAFAPTLDVSAPWLRPEIVSLPGTEYSVMGHPRLPAPDATPDATSCSPQSFYTCVQLMNESGEVHLVPCLPPPAYGREFPPLPRSKSDAREKEAKKKKLADSRARTDVMKDGGEAERGEAAVPLLPVAVDNKG; translated from the exons ATGCTGTGgctgctgctctctctgctTCCTCCGTTGGGCAGCAGCAGAATCGTCGCCCAGAACGCCTCTTACAGAGAGCGACAGAGCG agGAGCTTGTCATGACAACGAGGCCTCACATCTACCACTGCCGCTCGCCCAACATGGAGGACTTCTCCTGCTGGTGGCATCCGCTGGACAACCTGACGGAGGGAGAGCAGGTCACCTACGTCCTTACATACTCCAAAGA TAAGGGGCCCAAACACGAGTGTCCGGACTACGTCAGCGCCGGCGCCAACAGCTGCCACTTCGACAGCAGCCACACGTCCATTTGGAAGATCTACTGCTTGAACGTGACCGCCGTCACCGCCCACAGGAACTACACTTCCCAGGAGCACTGCCTGGACGTGGCAGAGATAG TTCAGACCGAAGCGCCGGTGAATCTGACCTACGTGCTGACGGATGCCGGCGGGGATGAAATGGGCCACAACGCGCTGCTGTCCTGGACGTACCCGGAGCCCTCGCACCTGCAGTACGGCTGGATCACGCTGGTGTACGAGCTGCAGTACAGGAGGGTCACTGACAGCGACAACTGGAAG gtgaagtATCCTGTGCGGGAGCCCCACGTGGAGCTGCTGGGCCTCCCCGTCGGAGACTACGTGGTGCGGGTTCGCTGCCGCTCGCACAACTACGGCCTGTGGAGCGACTGGAGCTCCACGCGGCTGATGAGCATCCCCGCCAGGCCGCCTGCAG GGAAACTCCTGGTGCTGATCCTGGTGACAGGAGTCGGGGTCGTGGCTCTGCTGGTTTTCGCCTTCGGTATCGTTCCACAAAGCAAGAG AATAAAAGACTACTTCCTGCCGCCCATTCCAAAGCCGCGGATCCTCGGCATCGACCCGCTGCTCctgaag AAGGGGAACTTGGATGAAGTCAACCGTCACTTCAGTAACTTCCACAGCTACAGACCCCCGAGCTACACAGAGGAGGTCTGGGAACACGTCAGCGCCAATGACGTCTATCTGGCCCCGCCGAAGGACTGCGGCGTCCCGGGAGAGCCCACGGACCAGGAGAGGGACGCCCTGATGGCGCCGTGCGGCAGCGTGACGCCTATGGCGGCCCATTGCAAGCTCACAGCCAAGCAGCTGACGTTGTACGTGCATAGCCTGCCGCCCTACTGCTCCTCGCCGCCCGACGCCTTCGCCCCGACGCTGGACGTGTCGGCGCCGTGGCTGCGGCCAGAGATCGTGTCTCTGCCGGGGACGGAGTACAGCGTGATGGGGCATCCACGCCTCCCTGCTCCCGACGCTACTCCTGACGCCACCAGCTGCTCGCCACAGAGCTTCTACACCTGCGTGCAGCTCATGAATGAAAGCGGCGAGGTGCACCTGGTGCCCTGCCTGCCGCCGCCGGCGTACGGCCGCGAGTTCCCGCCTCTCCCCAGGTCCAAATCAGACGCACGGGAGAAGGAGgccaagaagaagaagctggCCGACAGCCGAGCCAGGACAGACGTGATGAAAGACGGAGGCGAGGCTGAGAGAGGCGAGGCGGCGGTCCCTCTGCTGCCCGTTGCTGTCGATAACAAAGGCTAA